The genomic segment TATAAACAATGATCAAGAATTGTTGATCTAAAAGACCACCATTCTTTATTTGTTTAAACCATGGTATGTTGTGCCGGCACATACCGGGCGGTACAGGACATACCGTATCAtaccggtttggtaccggtATCCGGTACAGATGGCGTACCGAGTACCGGATGACGTACCGAATATCGGTACACCAAAAAACCCCATACCGatattgtgctagtgtggcaccggtacggaaTCCAGTACCGAGATGGCAAACTTTAGTTTGAACACCTCGATAAAGTCATTTGGTGGTCAGAACTTAGATACCGAAATACATAGCCTCTTGTTTTTCATAAACTTATTCCCTATATATAAGAAATCTGCATTATACCAAACAATAATTACCCAGGCTCATTGGTTCACGTGGTTCTGGTTCAGGCTCATAACTCATAACTCACAATTTGTTATTTCTAAATTAGTTGGgttttatttaaataaatttatataatcTAAAACCAGAATTAATCATTATTTAtcataaatttttcaacaaaatGGTTGGCACTCATCAAGATATGCTAGAACCAATACTGAACAAATAAGAGAGAGTTAGAAGAAGAATGATAAAGGGATTTAACAATCTAGGAATTATTAGAACATCTTTCCTGTAAATTTCCCTTACTCACCCATCTTTTCATATTAGAGCAAACTGTACTGCAAGAAAAAAATCATTCTAAACCAATTTGCTTGGGGCTTAAATGAATTAGGAAACTATTACCAAACCAAGGTCACATGACATTTGGCCAACAGCAAATCATATTGTATATGTTTGTGCATGTGGGTCATCTCTATAATGCTAGTTAAAAGGAGGAAATATCTAAAAAAAGCTAAAACGACTAACTTCTACAGTAAATTCCTGAAATGCCTAATAAAAATGCAGGCTTACTACTGTTCACAAGACAGCATTTGATTGGTACAATTATCTACCACAATCAATGCACACTTCCCCAACCAAAAGAAAACACATTCGATTGGTACAAATACTTACCATATAATCAATGCTCATTTGCCTAGCCATATCATACGATTCTGGATCACCATAAACTTGGTCAGCCACAGCACGGAATAGACAATTCCCATCCTCCAACATTTTTTTAACTTCAAATCCCTTTGTTCGTCTTATCTCAAGTTCAAACTGACGTTCTCGCTCCTTGAAACAAAATAAGCATGTGACAGTTACATCCCAAAGTATACACCAGCACAAGAAAAGGAAATCAATTCGGTAACCATAACAAGAGTAAGAAACATATAGAGTGAAGCTCATTTGATGGAAAGGATAAAATACAAGTACATGTTTTGTATCTGACATTTATAAATTATCAAAAGGACATATAGATATAAATTGTTGGATAATCTCAGCCTGATAATGCTGTATGTATACATTAACTACAATATCAAAATTCCAAATATATGTTGCCCGTGTCTAGCAAAACCTACAAACCAATGGCACAATCCCAGCCTTCTTTTCAATGGTACAAACATCTAGAATAAAGCTAGGTGCCAGATTCAAAACCAAAGCAAATTTCCAAGGAGCTGAGAAACCCAGCCAATGAACTCAAATAATGTGACTCAAAGTTCAGAGAGCTTCTGTCTATCAAAAGGCAACGGACTGTTGCTAAAATCAGGCCAGAAAACATCTGTTTTGCTTAACTTAAAGGGCTTTAAATATAGAATTTAATCCCTTCTATTTAAAGAAAAAGCAACTGAAGATTGTAGAAATTTCATCACTACTAGCTGATCGGTCCCCTTGCTGTGACAATACCGGACAGCACCTCACAACACTCTAAGAACAagcaccagaaaaaaaaaatgaaccatATATTAGATGCCAGAGCTCTATAGATGTCAACTAAGGGCAAAGTAGgagtgaataaaattgaatacaGATCAAAACTAACACATGGCCATCCAGCTATCCTTTGCTTAAGCAAAACTAATCTGCTCTTCACAATGATTGCAGAAGAAGCTTCGACCTATAATTTTCTTACATGCTAAAACATCAAACATCCGCATGTTAAATGATATCATGTCCCTACCAATAAATTCTAAAGCTTGGACCTCAACTAGCCAACACAGAGATGGGAAACAAGAAAAGACAAACGCAACAGATAAAAGCTACAAAATGCCCAAAAATGGATGAACAAAGGCCAGAGCTCCATCATGCAACAACTCAGAAAAGAATGGCGGAATGGGTCACTAATAGTTTTACATCTGAGATAGAAcagtttctttcttttatctctTATGAAGCAGCTCCACATCTTATCACCAGCACTTTCACAGTCAGTTTATTTTTGCCACACATCCCCCACAACTTAGTatcaaatagaagattacctgTGAAAATCTCAGCCAATAATTAAACTGAATCACTTAAAACTAATGGAGACTTTATTGAacagaaaaaaggaagagaaaacaaaggagagagagagagagagagagaccaaacAACTAGAAAAGGATGGTAGAATGGAAAACCTTCAACACCCCATTTGACCTCCTTCCACCCAAGAGTGTAATAGCGTCAAATTTCAGGAAAAGTTTAACATCCCTGTGATATGTTTGGAAGGATCTCATCCCCAAAGAATTAGTATCCCACCCTTCACCAATTAAAAAGGTTATGTTGCAAAGCATGTGTTGAAATGATCCGTAGTGCCATAGGTATACTAGTAAAAGGAAACCATATGTTATACACGTAATACACTTTTTTTGCAGCTCATCAAAGCCTATTTACACTTAAAACACTGTCTCTAAATACTGGTTACTTATGCCTTTTTTTCATTGTGAATAGATTCTGCATAACTATTTCCATTTACCTCTTCTCCCTTCAATCATATCCTCTTCCTATCTTCACATGCTCACATCTGGTATCCAAGGCACACCAATCTGTATCAAAGTGAATAACTATCCTCATAACTATCTTCTTCATTCTAGACATGTGGCTAAAATGTGGCAAAAATACGGAGAATTTTAGTATAGGAAAATTTTACTCAGGGTAGAGCACAGGTCCAGAATCTCCCCTACAATCTAACACCCATATCCTAAGCATTTCCTTATTACATAACTTCTGAGAGATCCACTTCCCTGCATGGGTAACCAAACTTACTCTGTACTCACTCTCCCTTTAAGTAACTAAGCTCAGCAAACATGCCAGAAGCCACATGAATAACATATTTAAGACCAAGGATTGCAAATTGCAAAAGATGGAGTGAAAATTCCAAGGTGCACATGTTTCTTGCAAAAATGGAGAATCTCAATCAACTCTACACCACTGCCCAAATATGCTTCAACTAGGAATATATCCCCTATCAAGTTTTCTCAAGATATCAAAGCGTGAACCTATGTTTATTATCCCCAGAAGAATCTCATCTTTCATTTCATCTTCTAAAGGCATGTACTTTGATAAACTTTCTATTTATAGTAAAAGCCAAAAAGTCGTAACAACTTTTTCATTTGGCTACCTTATTTCACATGATTCTAACCCATATGAAAAAGGATATAACAACAAAACACATTCTTCATGCTGTACAAGGTTTACATTATCATGAATCTTTGTAGCACAATTTAAAATAAGGTATTATATGATAGCAGAGCCCAGTCAAGCCATTATTGACCATTAAAATCGTCATACTGACATCATATATCCttgaagaaaaaggagataggGTTTCTACcaagtctcattgactttataGTGCAATTTCAATGAAATTAATGGGAGTAGCTCAAATAAAGTGAAATTGTCCATAAGAAGGCATCTTTGACAGTAATCAGAATTCATAACAAGAACCCAAATGGAGTAATGTCAACAATTGATTGatttcattaacaatgcaagtCCCCAAATATCTGCTTCTACTGgctgcaagaaagaaaagaattagaACCATAAGTAGCAAAATATGATTTGCAAAAGAAAGAGGTGGAGGAGTAAACAAATAAAGAATATTTGTTGAGAAAATTGCAGCTACAACAACCCTAAACTCTATATTGGAGAAAATAGACTAAAAATCAGAACCATCATAAGAAATGAACTTCAATAGTAATATATGCAGATGAACCCAAGACAGGCATGGTGAGAATTGGACCCAGTTACAGAGTGGATAATTAGATATTAAATATTCAAAATTAGATCGAAGTCACAGATACTTCTATTTTTTAAGAAGCTTGAACTCAGAAAGGCATCAAGACATAAAGCTGAccaagattgatgagatgacgctttttttttatttcaattctTATAGTCAAGTTTATGTTCCAAGTCTTTCTAGTATGTATACTGAACCAAATTGTCATACTTAAGAACCATGACTATGGAAAATTATGGGCCAGATTGAATTGGTCAGAGCTACTAGTTCAATGTTTCATTATAGGGGCCCTGCCTTAGATCAAGTTTCATAGAAAACTGCATTCCCTCTTCCGAATCTCTTGGTTTTACCAATCACCATCATCTGGATTTTCCTTACCCAGATAAAAGGCACACAAACAAATAGCAATAAATAAACTGTATGTTTCAACTACATGGAATTCGTTTAAACTGAAAAATATTCTAGAGCGTCAAAGAAATTCAGCAAGTGTGTGTGAAAGCAGAATAACTCCTAGAAGGAAAATAGTGATTTCAACCTGCCAAGGAGCATAGTGGATCAGGATGTCAGGACATCAATCTATAGCAAGTAATTATACATTGTAATAAATACTGCAGTTGATAAATTTAGCGAGATGACCAAGTTAACAATCAAATTGTAATGGAACAGATCTTACTGCATCATCATACGAGGACACATAACAAGGGCTCTGTTCATCAGCACTGTTGTAACCTTCGCCTTCTCCGTATGACCTGGGAGAAGAAGGCCGAGAACCTGATGGTGATGAACGCGTTGAGACTACAGGCCTCGCTGATGGCCTTCTGGAAGGACCAATCCTCGCACTATTCGAACACCCCAAACCCGTTCTCCTTGGGCTCATATTTGCTGCAGATGGCTTTGGAGGAGGcactggaggaggtggagggTAAGAACCTCCTGCAACAATCCGGGAAGATCCAATACCAGAATGCACCCTTTCATCATGATCTGAACGCTCAGACACCCGAAACCTACCCAATTCTTCCTCCAGAACTGCAGAACCCAATGCATCATCTTTTAAAGATTCTACCCTGTCATCAACACGTTGATCAGGCCCCCTTTCAATCGGGATGCCCTGGGAAATTTCGGGCAGAAGCTCATCATTCTTTACAGATTTATCCTCAGAACTTCCACATTGCTCTATGCTATCACCTAGAAcaccttgttcttgaaggacttCCTTGTCTCGCTCCTCCTCCTTCGCAGTTGAGGCAGCCTGAGCTGCTGAAGCAGGCGGCAGTGAAGTAGAGGGGGGGCGATTGGCATTTGAGGAAGAACCTGCTGAACCTCGATGGACAAAGATACGAGTCATCTTGTTCAGCCAAAAATCTTAATCCTTCTGATGCCTTCCTTCTCTTGGACTTCTTTTATTCCACCGCTTGACAACTCAAAACCTCCAAGCCTCAGTCATCCCTTTATTACGAGTTCTGACCTTGGGCGCCCCAGTGCCAATCCCTCGACTGAACGACTTCTTCCAGCCCAGCACGCTCTCCTCCACGCAGCACAATCTCTGCATCCCCCTATCAATTCTCATCAGTCCAAAGTCCTCGTCTTCCACTCAACCCACCAAGAACAAACCCCCTTTATCAAAAACCCTAATTCGCCCCAATAAAGGCCCCTATAATCCCAGAAACCTCACCAATTCCCCTGTCAAAACCTGATATCCATAAATCTcggaccaaaaagaaaagcaacaacaaaagaaaagatcaGAGAATAAAGCACCTTCAAAAACATCAAGAACCTCgtcaacaaaagaaaatcaaaagaggATTCTTTTGGAAGAACCGAAATAAGAATCCAGAAAGAAACCCCTAAAATCCTAAAGAATCGGTCGAGTAAGAAGGAAAGAAACGCATCAGAAGGAGGAGTTAAAGATATTTACCTTGGGGGATTCCGCAAAGGCGCCGAGATCTTCTACCGTGGAACCGATCGAAAAATCCGTGCGGGCTCGGAATCGATTTCAATGGTTTGTGAGAAATGGAAGAGTGTTCGAACACTTTCTTTCCAGAgcagaaaaaggaggagagaagggctgaggaagagagtgagagaggcaaataaaaaaaaaaaaaaaaagggtggaaTTCGGAAAATGGATGGacggagagagaggaggaaatgGCGGCTTCAAAATCATTAATTTTATGTTGCATTTTCATGCCATTCTTGATTAGTTACTCAACATGGAGAAAATTTAATATCACCGATATAATTAAGGGGGTTGGTTCGCGTTTTATCGAGGTGGGCGGGGTCACACCGCCTGCCAAGGTTTTTCCGATACCACCGATATAATTAAATTATAACTATATCAATATATAAATTACGGATCTTCCCCCTCAGCCGTTATCGACCGTCATTacgtaaataaaaataatattttgttaGGTAGATTAGAGCACCTCCGGTAACAAGATTTGCACAAAGCCTATTTTATCatccaaaaaaaggaaaaaaaatccta from the Phoenix dactylifera cultivar Barhee BC4 chromosome 14, palm_55x_up_171113_PBpolish2nd_filt_p, whole genome shotgun sequence genome contains:
- the LOC120103934 gene encoding OVARIAN TUMOR DOMAIN-containing deubiquitinating enzyme 6-like isoform X2 yields the protein MTRIFVHRGSAGSSSNANRPPSTSLPPASAAQAASTAKEEERDKEVLQEQGVLGDSIEQCGSSEDKSVKNDELLPEISQGIPIERGPDQRVDDRVESLKDDALGSAVLEEELGRFRVSERSDHDERVHSGIGSSRIVAGGSYPPPPPVPPPKPSAANMSPRRTGLGCSNSARIGPSRRPSARPVVSTRSSPSGSRPSSPRSYGEGEGYNSADEQSPCYVSSYDDAERERQFELEIRRTKGFEVKKMLEDGNCLFRAVADQVYGDPESYDMARQMSIDYMEKERDHFSQFITEGFTSYCKRKRRDKVYGNNVEIQAFAEMYNRPIHIYSYSTEPINIFQGSYSTDMPPIRLSYHHGNHYNSLVDPHRLSIGAGLGFSCLRGTNIGKDQVKAAIKAQQDQQINNALLAEGRFYSDLELTEKEIERMVMEASRAEYLAEEKMKQQLAFRESSTSGAEPSSSGATGMGSSQAVLEGGSEKAPSSDMILTSSMQVVLSMGFGYMQVIEAYGIFGDDVDSMICYLLEMGGTGALPGGSNRRKGKAAE
- the LOC120103934 gene encoding OVARIAN TUMOR DOMAIN-containing deubiquitinating enzyme 6-like isoform X1, which gives rise to MTRIFVHRGSAGSSSNANRPPSTSLPPASAAQAASTAKEEERDKEVLQEQGVLGDSIEQCGSSEDKSVKNDELLPEISQGIPIERGPDQRVDDRVESLKDDALGSAVLEEELGRFRVSERSDHDERVHSGIGSSRIVAGGSYPPPPPVPPPKPSAANMSPRRTGLGCSNSARIGPSRRPSARPVVSTRSSPSGSRPSSPRSYGEGEGYNSADEQSPCYVSSYDDAERERQFELEIRRTKGFEVKKMLEDGNCLFRAVADQVYGDPESYDMARQMSIDYMEKERDHFSQFITEGFTSYCKRKRRDKVYGNNVEIQAFAEMYNRPIHIYSYSTEPINIFQGSYSTDMPPIRLSYHHGNHYNSLVDPHRLSIGAGLGFSCLRGTNIGKDQVKAAIKAQQDQQINNALLAEGRFYSDLELTEKEIERMVMEASRAEYLAEEKMKQQLAFRESSTSGAEPSSSGATAGMGSSQAVLEGGSEKAPSSDMILTSSMQVVLSMGFGYMQVIEAYGIFGDDVDSMICYLLEMGGTGALPGGSNRRKGKAAE